Proteins from a single region of Anastrepha ludens isolate Willacy chromosome 5, idAnaLude1.1, whole genome shotgun sequence:
- the LOC128864482 gene encoding mitochondrial import receptor subunit TOM70, translated as MAYRYGSVNITRWQLALLIGTPVAIGLGVYIYRNSIKDKKSISDNDTSKSADERKKGLPTKNKNQTISIDGTGEDKELERKKKSAELGSEKLSPLKEATMYKNEGNVCYRNGKYDEAISFYDKAIDKCPPENRTDLAIFYQNRAASYEMLKKWNRVKEDCSHSLEYNPRYAKAYYRRAKAHEATNDLMECLDDVTATCILEMFQNNSTIMYADRILKQTGRDDTARGIKEHEPVLPSKNFIHTFLRSFIADPIDAVTVPAAKEEGGLKGFARAKKALEEAQYGDVMSACTEEIETSESESQYKTEALLLRGTFHLLSGNFSAAQQDLDAVINNADADVSLHVAALIKRASLHIQQEEKDLGLADFKTASKLQPENPDVYHQRAQFYILIDQLPEALSEFEKVVKMAPSHAMAYIQKCYAEYRMALMAQDQIRLMIVMNEFKNAIEKFPDCVECYSLMAQVLCDQQQFQQADQFYEKALKLAPENASLYVHRGILLLQWKGDVDKAVELMLQAMEVDNKCLLAYETLGTIEVQRANLNRAVELFEKAIKFSKSRSEMSHLYALRNAAVAQVNVTRKLGIDMSTISALAQSGAMPTAL; from the exons ATGGCATATCGATACGGCTCCGTTAACATAACGCGATGGCAATTGGCGCTGCTGATTGGTACACCCGTCGCAATTGGTTTGGGTGTTTACATTTACAGGAACTCGATTAAGGACAAAAAATCCATTAGTGACAATGATACGTCGAAGAGCGCCGATGAGCGTAAGAAGGGCCTTCCGACCAAGAATAAAAACCAAACTATATCAATTGATGGCACCGGCGAAGATAAGGAGCTAGAGCGTAAGAAAAAGAGTGCCGAACTGGGAAGCGAGAAGTTGTCCCCTCTAAAGGAGGCCACTATGTACAAGAATGAGGGTAATGTTTGCTACCGCAATGGCAAATATGACGAAGCGATTTCATTTTATGATAAAGCCATTGACAAATGTCCGCCAGAAAATCGCACAGACCTCGCAATTTTCTACCAAAATCGTGCAGCCTCCTacgaaatgttgaaaaagtggAACAGAGTAAAAGAGGATTGTTCGCATTCGCTTGAATACAATCCACGCTATGCGAAAGCATATTATAGACGCGCTAAAGCGCACGAGGCCACTAATGATTTAATGGAATGCTTAGATGATGTCACAGCTACTTGTATTTTAGAAATGTTCCAAAATAACAGTACAATAATGTATGCTGATCGCATTCTAAAGCAGACGGGCCGTGATGACACAGCGCGTGGTATTAAGGAGCATGAGCCAGTGTTGCCATCTAAGAACTTCATTCATACTTTTCTACGTTCATTTATTGCTGATCCGATAGATGCAGTAACTGTGCCTGCTGCAAAGGAAGAAGGAGGTTTGAAAGGATTTGCACGCGCAAAAAAAGCATTAGAGGAAGCGCAGTATGGCGATGTGATGTCAGCGTGTACAGAAGAAATCGAAACTTCCGAATCAGAGTCGCAGTATAAAACGGAAGCCTTGTTGTTGCGCGGTACATTTCATCTACTCTCTGGCAACTTCAGTGCGGCGCAGCAAGATTTGGATGCTGTGATCAATAATG CTGATGCTGATGTGTCGCTTCATGTTGCTGCCCTCATTAAACGTGCCTCCTTGCACATACAGCAAGAAGAGAAGGACTTGGGCCTTGCCGATTTTAAGACCGCATCCAAATTGCAACCAGAAAATCCCGATGTTTATCACCAACGtgcacaattttatatattgaTTGACCAGCTACCTGAAGCCTTGAGCGAATTCGAAAAAGTCGTAAAGATGGCGCCAAGTCATGCAATGGCCTATATTCAGAAGTGTTATGCCGAATATCGTATGGCTTTAATGGCACAAGATCAAATTCGACTGATGATAGTGATGAACGAATTCAAGAATGCCATTGAAAAATTCCCGGACTGTGTCGAGTGCTATAGCCTGATGGCGCAAGTTTTGTGCGACCAACAACAATTCCAGCAAGCGGATCAATTCTATGAGAAAGCTTTAAAATTGGCGCCCGAAAATGCATCATTGTACGTTCATCGTGGAATTTTGCTGCTGCAATGGAAGGGTGATGTTGACAAAGCAGTCGAACTTATGCTTCAAGCTATGGAGGTAGACAATAAGTGTTTACTGGCCTACGAAACACTCGGCACTATTGAAGTGCAACGTGCAAACTTAAATCGTGCAGTTGAACTATTTGAGAAggcaattaaattttcaaagagtCGATCCGAAATGTCGCATCTGTATGCATTGCGGAATGCCGCAGTGGCTCAAGTAAATGTTACACGCAAATTAGGTATTGATATGTCGACAATATCGGCATTGGCGCAATCGGGAGCAATGCCAACGGCTCTGTAA
- the LOC128863890 gene encoding putative inorganic phosphate cotransporter has product MGDAADKRPEWGKKLSKYMPLPQRVVMAIMGFLSIINNYTLRSCISVTITRLVLERSYSNETTSSGEVCPKPEVTEEEMKTPSGEYDWSQELQGYILGSFYIGYILGHLPAGMLSEKYGAKWVLVVGMSTATILTLCTPLCITLLGPIALIVLRTVMGFGAGFSYPSCSALLAHWVPRHERSLLGAFIMGGGQMGTVLSNSLSGALLRYSTWPLVFYTFGTLATLWILFFIIMCFSDPDSHPYIGDKEKEYLMTHMGRLGREHNLPRFPWGDVFTTKEIWVLILAQIAHDWGFYVMSSCFPKFLNDVLQLQILKTGIYSSIPFLLFWLFSLIFGFIADFIIKRNVNRATCARKWMTFIAATPSGLFMVLAVYVGCNTALIIGCFTISMALMGGFYAGIKLTPNDMSPNYAATVMAIVNGLGGIAGVLAPYSVGWLTKQTLLPEWQKVFWLALAILTIPTIPFCIWGTAEVQPWNEPAKNE; this is encoded by the exons atgggcGATGCGGCGGATAAACGTCCAGAATGGggcaaaaaattgtcaaaat ATATGCCACTACCACAACGTGTTGTCATGGCCATAATGGGGTTTTTATCCATCATCAACAACTATACGCTGCGTAGTTGCATTTCCGTTACAATCACCCGTTTGGTTTTAGAGCGCTCCTATTCGAATGAAACAACATCCAGTGGAGAGGTGTGTCCAAAACCAGAAGTAACCGAGGAAGAAATGAAG ACACCAAGCGGTGAATATGACTGGTCACAAGAGTTGCAAGGATATATACTCGGCTCTTTTTATATTGGATACATATTAGGCCATTTACCTGCCGGTATGCTATCCGAAAAGTACGGCGCCAAGTGGGTGCTGGTCGTTGGAATGTCTACAGCTACCATTCTAACATTATGCACACCGCTATGCATTACATTACTCGGCCCGATTGCCTTAATCGTTCTACGTACGGTAATGGGTTTTGGCGCTGGCTTTTCGTATCCCTCGTGCAGCGCTCTTTTGGCCCATTGGGTGCCCAGACATGAACGTAGTTTACTTGGAGCCTTTATTATGGGCGGCGGCCAGATGGGTACTGTTTTGAGTAATAGCCTATCAGGAGCTTTATTGCGCTATTCAACATGGCCTTTGGTGTTTTATACATTTGGCACATTAGCCACTTTGTGGATATTGTTTTTT aTAATAATGTGCTTCAGTGATCCCGATTCGCATCCATATATTGGTGACAAGGAAAAAGAATATCTCATGACACACATGGGCCGCCTAGGGCGCGAGCATAATCTGCCAAGATTTCCTTGGGGTGATGTATTCACAACTAAAGAAATCTGGGTGCTCATTTTGGCGCAAATTGCACACGATTGGGGATTTTATGTAATGTCTTCATGTTTTCCCAAGTTCCTGAATGATGTGTTACAATTGCAAATTCTCAAAACCGgcatttattcatcaattccatttctattattttggttGTTTTCACTTATATTTGGCTTCATagcagattttataattaaacgTAATGTGAATCGAGCTACGTGTGCACGCAAATGGATGACATTTATTG ctgctacaccttctggTCTCTTCATGGTTTTAGCTGTGTATGTCGGCTGCAATACGGCATTGATAATCGGGTGTTTCACCATCTCCATGGCCCTGATGGGCGGCTTCTATGCTGGTATAAAATTGACTCCGAACGATATGTCACCAAATTATGCAGCTACTGTAATGGCCATTGTAAACGGATTGGGTGGCATTGCTGGTGTACTCGCTCCATATTCCGTAGGATGGTTAACAAAACAA ACCCTCTTACCTGAATGGCAGAAAGTGTTTTGGCTGGCGCTTGCTATTCTCACTATACCAACAATCCCATTTTGTATTTGGGGCACAGCTGAAGTACAACCATGGAATGAGCCCGCCAAGAATGAATAA